A portion of the Bdellovibrio sp. ArHS genome contains these proteins:
- a CDS encoding ABC transporter ATP-binding protein: MSALYRLRGLEYSYLWNKQQVPVLKGIDLELEKGCFTCIVGPSGTGKTTLLNLLGMIDTPSSGHIEFAGQDVTHLKEDEKEQVRLHKVGFIFQSFYLIPTLTVLENTSYFLPSLGYNQVEAMKISMETLDLLGLADHAKKRPLELSGGQRQRVAIARAIAKKPVVVLADEPTANLDSVTAEKTINAFKELQKTENTSFIFSTHDSHLVSFAKSVYPMKDGRIQETR; encoded by the coding sequence ATGAGTGCACTCTATCGTTTGCGCGGGCTCGAGTATTCGTATCTTTGGAACAAGCAACAGGTTCCCGTCCTTAAGGGAATTGATTTAGAACTGGAAAAGGGCTGCTTCACCTGCATTGTCGGGCCCAGCGGAACCGGGAAAACAACTTTGTTGAATCTTCTGGGAATGATCGATACTCCATCAAGCGGGCATATCGAGTTTGCCGGGCAAGATGTCACGCATCTTAAAGAAGACGAGAAGGAACAAGTGCGTCTGCACAAGGTCGGATTTATTTTTCAGTCCTTTTATTTGATTCCAACTCTTACCGTCTTGGAAAACACGTCCTACTTCCTACCGTCTTTAGGTTACAATCAGGTCGAGGCGATGAAAATTTCGATGGAGACTTTGGATCTTTTGGGTTTGGCAGACCATGCTAAGAAAAGACCTTTAGAACTTTCGGGGGGACAACGTCAGCGGGTCGCCATCGCCCGCGCGATAGCCAAAAAACCTGTGGTTGTTTTAGCGGACGAACCGACGGCGAACCTGGATTCTGTCACGGCGGAAAAAACCATCAACGCTTTTAAAGAGCTGCAGAAAACCGAAAACACCAGTTTTATATTTTCTACGCATGACTCGCATCTGGTGAGTTTTGCCAAGTCAGTTTACCCCATGAAAGACGGTCGCATCCAGGAGACTCGCTAA
- a CDS encoding FtsX-like permease family protein produces MFELVKIAWRNLFRNPRRTWASLCTVALGAAGLLIYQGFNSGVMNQYRENVIHGYYGYGQVFPKNYFGKVHETPWKAWFENPDEIEKQIRSSSAVTQVFPRVSFYSFIVKGGITLGGKGEGVIPDRENSFFTDMNFIAGGNLQSEDEVILGKGLAESLDAKVGDVVTLLTQTVNNQLNGADLKVAGIFFTGKKVIDDSFYRVDLKQAQQLLDTQRIEMFSLATKGVDAWAQVEKDIHGANSNVEAIPFEILDKNYYQNSVDFLNAQFSFIRSIILVIVAMGIFNVISVGLLERAGEMGALRANGEKRVRLFRILLIENSLLGILGGFLGICLAVLIDKTLLRGGIPMPPAPGITRQFIVYLDIMAPHYVQALLLPMVATVVASLYPTVKLLKKSIPELLRST; encoded by the coding sequence ATGTTTGAACTTGTTAAAATCGCATGGCGCAATCTATTTAGAAATCCTCGTAGAACCTGGGCCAGTTTGTGTACGGTGGCGTTAGGGGCGGCAGGTCTTTTGATTTATCAGGGTTTCAATTCAGGCGTGATGAATCAGTATCGCGAAAATGTGATTCATGGTTACTATGGCTACGGCCAGGTTTTTCCGAAGAACTATTTCGGCAAAGTGCATGAGACCCCCTGGAAAGCCTGGTTTGAGAATCCGGACGAGATTGAAAAGCAGATTCGCTCTTCAAGTGCCGTGACCCAAGTCTTTCCGCGCGTGTCCTTTTATTCCTTCATCGTGAAGGGCGGCATCACTCTGGGCGGAAAAGGAGAAGGCGTAATTCCTGATCGAGAGAACTCTTTCTTTACCGACATGAACTTCATTGCCGGCGGCAATTTGCAAAGCGAAGATGAAGTGATTCTTGGCAAAGGTTTGGCAGAAAGCCTGGATGCCAAGGTGGGTGACGTGGTGACGCTGTTGACCCAGACCGTGAACAATCAATTAAATGGCGCGGACCTGAAAGTGGCGGGCATCTTTTTCACCGGAAAGAAGGTGATCGATGACTCTTTTTACCGTGTGGACTTAAAACAGGCGCAACAGCTTTTGGACACCCAACGAATCGAAATGTTTTCTTTGGCAACCAAGGGCGTGGACGCCTGGGCTCAAGTCGAAAAAGATATTCATGGTGCCAACTCGAATGTCGAGGCGATCCCGTTTGAGATTTTGGATAAAAACTATTATCAAAATTCAGTCGATTTTTTAAACGCGCAGTTCTCGTTCATTCGTTCGATCATTCTGGTGATTGTCGCGATGGGTATCTTCAACGTTATTTCAGTCGGCCTTTTGGAAAGAGCGGGAGAAATGGGCGCGCTTCGTGCCAACGGAGAAAAACGCGTCCGTTTGTTCCGCATCCTTCTTATCGAAAATAGTTTACTGGGAATTTTAGGTGGTTTTTTAGGAATCTGTTTAGCGGTTTTGATCGACAAAACTTTATTGCGTGGAGGAATTCCCATGCCCCCGGCGCCGGGAATCACACGTCAGTTTATAGTCTATTTGGACATCATGGCTCCTCACTACGTTCAAGCACTTTTGCTACCGATGGTGGCCACGGTTGTCGCGAGTCTGTATCCGACAGTGAAGCTTTTGAAGAAGTCCATTCCCGAACTTCTGCGTTCGACGTAG
- a CDS encoding diacylglycerol kinase family protein codes for MRVSVLVNSKAGSVNADLIEAKVREALFRCDLRFSRPQTLTEMADFLSDEMAYQTNAIIICGGDGTINVALQCLMKYEDFSKIPPITIVRSGTANDLAHEIGVSHRIDRAVRNIFEGVVKNIDVIEVGSPEQKAYMLTNGGLGLPAVAAELANKFRNHLRTLSTCPKSAKAFRYLAEKSYYAVKKMGPGVYSMMTAEAIRTWNPDGWGLEIEIPGKVNVETNSPIVLVSNQQSIGASFLPAPYTSNTDGTVNLLLSETKTAQQHAMAALRIRKGNLEKFNAFKSFELKEFRLKSQNPGRSLTFFGDGEILLKDVQEISIRCLHRGLPIMVRQ; via the coding sequence ATGAGAGTGTCCGTTCTGGTCAATTCCAAAGCCGGGTCTGTGAATGCGGATCTGATTGAAGCCAAAGTTCGCGAAGCGTTGTTTCGCTGCGATCTTCGTTTCAGCCGTCCGCAAACGCTGACGGAGATGGCGGATTTTCTTAGTGATGAGATGGCTTATCAAACCAATGCTATTATTATCTGCGGTGGTGATGGCACCATCAATGTCGCTCTTCAATGCCTTATGAAGTATGAAGATTTCAGCAAAATTCCTCCGATCACAATTGTGCGTTCCGGAACGGCCAACGATTTGGCGCATGAAATCGGCGTCTCGCATCGCATTGATCGGGCTGTTCGTAATATCTTTGAAGGTGTTGTAAAGAACATCGATGTCATTGAAGTTGGTTCCCCTGAACAAAAAGCCTATATGTTGACTAATGGCGGTCTGGGACTTCCGGCGGTCGCGGCGGAGCTTGCCAACAAGTTTAGAAATCATCTTCGCACTCTTTCCACCTGTCCGAAATCGGCGAAAGCTTTCCGCTATCTTGCAGAGAAAAGCTATTATGCGGTTAAAAAAATGGGCCCAGGTGTTTATTCAATGATGACCGCAGAAGCGATTCGCACTTGGAATCCTGATGGCTGGGGTTTGGAAATTGAAATCCCGGGCAAGGTCAACGTCGAGACAAATTCGCCGATTGTTTTAGTTAGCAATCAACAAAGCATCGGGGCTAGTTTTTTGCCGGCTCCTTACACCTCCAACACAGATGGCACGGTGAATTTACTTTTATCGGAAACGAAAACAGCCCAGCAACATGCCATGGCAGCTTTACGCATCCGCAAAGGAAATTTGGAGAAATTCAACGCCTTTAAATCATTTGAACTTAAAGAGTTCAGACTAAAGAGCCAGAACCCCGGCCGCTCTTTGACTTTCTTTGGGGATGGCGAGATTCTTCTTAAGGACGTGCAGGAAATTTCAATCCGCTGCTTGCATCGCGGACTTCCTATCATGGTCCGACAATAA
- a CDS encoding SDR family oxidoreductase: MSRPRILVTGGTGFLGKLVVPLLREKFEVDVLSRSGQTEVQGDLTHWNADLNFETLREKNYSLFLHMAGLYDLKGSYVDCFQHNISAMGIALKVAEALNIPYFMNTSTVAAAINSTLSTVKPYDLNFSKPFPDAYSDSKALGEQVLQNWPVKNIKSRINLRLGVLVGDTRKGRIERIDGPYHAPEAFKKIRPLVESFPTALPLPANENVRMPIVPVDKAAEAIVKFCEWTLLEKPEGYKSFHVTPTYGLTAKELYTATLKRLAIPNKGIRLVSKVPKSLMMKISSLVARFPEEELYYLMNFPNYDTEATRKVLGASWCPEFKEYEQAFWSGYEAFVSNRRN; the protein is encoded by the coding sequence GTGAGCAGACCTCGTATCCTCGTTACAGGAGGAACTGGCTTTCTCGGAAAATTGGTCGTACCCCTTCTTCGTGAAAAATTCGAGGTGGACGTCCTATCCCGCTCGGGCCAGACGGAAGTCCAGGGGGACCTCACGCATTGGAATGCGGACCTCAACTTCGAGACTCTTCGGGAAAAAAATTATTCGCTCTTTCTACACATGGCAGGCCTGTATGACTTAAAAGGATCTTATGTTGATTGTTTTCAACATAATATTTCTGCGATGGGAATTGCTTTGAAAGTTGCCGAGGCGCTGAACATTCCCTATTTCATGAATACAAGTACGGTCGCGGCCGCCATCAATTCCACGCTTTCTACTGTAAAACCTTATGACTTAAATTTTTCCAAACCCTTTCCCGATGCCTATTCAGATTCGAAGGCTTTGGGGGAGCAGGTGTTGCAGAACTGGCCCGTGAAAAACATCAAATCGCGCATCAATCTGCGTCTTGGTGTTCTGGTCGGGGATACCAGAAAAGGACGCATTGAACGTATTGATGGTCCTTATCATGCTCCCGAAGCCTTTAAAAAAATTCGCCCCTTAGTGGAATCCTTTCCGACAGCCTTGCCTTTGCCGGCAAATGAAAACGTGCGTATGCCGATTGTACCTGTCGATAAAGCGGCAGAAGCCATCGTGAAATTTTGCGAGTGGACGCTGTTGGAAAAGCCGGAAGGTTATAAAAGCTTTCATGTCACTCCCACTTACGGATTGACGGCAAAAGAGCTTTATACGGCGACGTTGAAACGTTTGGCGATTCCCAATAAAGGAATCAGATTAGTCAGCAAAGTTCCCAAGTCTCTCATGATGAAAATCTCAAGCCTGGTGGCGCGGTTCCCTGAAGAGGAACTCTATTATCTGATGAATTTTCCGAATTACGATACCGAAGCGACCCGCAAAGTGTTGGGGGCTTCTTGGTGTCCTGAGTTTAAAGAATATGAACAAGCATTTTGGAGCGGGTATGAAGCATTCGTATCGAATCGCCGAAATTAG